A region of the Methanobrevibacter ruminantium M1 genome:
GCTTGTAAGGCTAGGATTCATGATTACAAGTATTGTATTCCAGTTAAGCCCAAGAGATGCTCTTAAGTACAATTCTACAGCTAATCCTGATATTGCTGTTATTAAAAACAAGATCAAGGAGAGCTTTAAATAAAAGTCCTTGTCCTTAAGCTTTTCTGGAATTGATAGATTCATAAGATAGTTATGAATCCTCTCATTATCTCCAATGGAGGACAAGATGATTGTTATTCCAAATAGAACAAAGAATAGTATGTCCTTACCCTTTGAGGAGCCCATTAGAATAGGTTGGGTAAATGGTCTTATGAATTGGTCTATGCCACTTAAGAAGTATAAAGACCCTCCAAGTATGATTAATATTATTCCAAATGGAATATATTTGTTTATTTTTAAATTCATAAGACTCTCCTCATTAAAAAGACATTTCAATAGTTTAATAAGTTTTTTTTTATCTAAAAATCATTTTCTAATTCTTTTATCTAAAATCCTTTGCTATTCTGATTTTACATCCTATTTTTTTTAAATATTTATTTAAAAGATAAAATTCAATATTAATATAAGTTTATAGTAAGTTTATTTTAATAAGTTTATTTTAATAAGTTTATTATAATAATTTTTATCGATTATATGATTTATAAATTTTTATTGGAAGGTATTAGATGTTTCCCCTTAGTTTTTATATAGGATTGGTTTTAATCGGAATCTTTGCAGGATTTGCTTCAGGACTCCTTGGAGTTGGAGGAGGCTTCCTTATGGTTCCATTGCAGTTTTTCCTATTCACTTCAGTTGGAGTTGACCCTTCCCTTGCCATGATGGTCTCTCTTGGAACCAGCCTTGCCATCATTATTCCAACGGCGTCCTCTGGAGCCTATCAGCATCAGAAGAAGAACAAGTCCATTGTCAGACCAGGAATAAGATTAGCTGTTTTTGGAATTATTGGGGGATTCTGCGGAGGTCTTTTAGCAAATATGGTTCCTACAAGAATCCTGCAGATGATATTTGCCTGTCTATTGATTTTTGTAGCTTTGGATATGCTATTTGGCTCCAGGTCCGATGGGGAAAAGGCATTAATCGATTTCAATTTGTTAAATGGAGGTATCGTTGGATTTTCCATAGGAATCATCTCTGGATTGCTTGGCGTTGGCGGAGGAGTCTTTTTGATTCCATCACTTTGCATACTGTTTGGATTCAGCTTGATTGAAGCTATTGGAACATCCTCTGTATTCATTGCATTTACAGCCATTGGGGGGCTTATATCTTATATTTACACAGGTTTTGGAGTAAATCCAATGCCTTATTGCTTAGGATATGTTAGCTTGATAAACTTTGTAGTGATTGTATTGTTTTCAGTTCCGATGGCGACTATAGGAGCTAAATTAGTTTATAAATTGCCTGAGAAAAGATTAAAACAAATCTTTGCAATAATTTTGATTTATATGGCAATTAAAATGCTTGGATTCGATCCAATTAGCATCTTGTTAGGTCTATAAAAATAGTTTAAATATTTAGTTTATAAAAATAGTTTTTTTGTTTTAACCTTTAATTAGGTGTAAAAAAAATAGTTTTTAGTTTTAATCCTTTTTATTATGCTTATAAAAATAGTCTAGTTTTTAATAGTCTTTATCAAATAAAAAAATAGTTTAAATAGCTTTAACAGCCATTTAATTTATTAATTGTTTCTAAAAAGGAAAATTAATATTCCTCTTCCTCTTTTTCAATAACAATACCAGTTCCTCTCATAACCACTTGTGCAATGTGGTCTCCCTTTTCTGTCCCTAGGGTTTCATAAGTGGTATGCAAATGCATCAGACCATTGCATCCGTCGGCTTTAACCTCTTTAATCAATTTAACTAATGTCTTATCTCTTGCAAGCTTTACTCTATTTATGACTTCTTCTTCCAAGGAGTCTTCAAGTCCGGATTTTATATCTTCCTTCTGTTTGGAACCGAAAATATGTCTGGTTTCATATATTCCCTTTTGCTCTATGATATTTAATTCTTTAGGAGGATACTCCAGTGTCATTATAAGAACTCCTAAACTATTTATATCCAGATTTTCATCATAGAATGCATGCACTTGGCTTGCTTGCTTCTGATAGTATCTTTCAGCTCTTTTTGGCTCTCTCTTAAATATTTTCTTATATCCCTTATATAAGGCAGAATGTAACTTCTTTAAGAAACCTGTTACATAAGTTAGGATTCCCACTCCTACTGCAAGCAGGAGATAGTTTGTAGCTGTAGGCATAGCTGCTTGAATAATTACCACTGCGCTTCCTGCTGTAATTATATTGAATCCTAAGGTAGAGTTGGATATGAAGAATCCGTAGACTACAGTAATTATGAAAAGAATGAATGCGCTTATTGCACCTGTGCTCTCATTAAGGATCTTTTTAGCAAGAATGCTTTCAGCGTATCCTGCAGTGAGAGGGGATAATGCCAATCCAATATTCCATCCGAATATTGCAAGATTAAAGTATAAGCAGAAGGCATATGTGGCTACACCTACCACTGTTCCAATAGCTATACAAAATATTTGCTTGAAGAATTTGTCTCTTCCTT
Encoded here:
- a CDS encoding sulfite exporter TauE/SafE family protein; translated protein: MFPLSFYIGLVLIGIFAGFASGLLGVGGGFLMVPLQFFLFTSVGVDPSLAMMVSLGTSLAIIIPTASSGAYQHQKKNKSIVRPGIRLAVFGIIGGFCGGLLANMVPTRILQMIFACLLIFVALDMLFGSRSDGEKALIDFNLLNGGIVGFSIGIISGLLGVGGGVFLIPSLCILFGFSLIEAIGTSSVFIAFTAIGGLISYIYTGFGVNPMPYCLGYVSLINFVVIVLFSVPMATIGAKLVYKLPEKRLKQIFAIILIYMAIKMLGFDPISILLGL